One genomic window of Thalassoroseus pseudoceratinae includes the following:
- a CDS encoding EboA domain-containing protein codes for MTVPNLLRDGKLRMSETTLNPPDFDPKDCADLLLKWLNRQASDDAIAWIEDRIQKIPGGEQRALFLAFGMAPRKVGKADLQLTEDDLKQAETARPGWQPNGWTLDQTARTLLLLSYPSTDQERYIETLDQLFAAGEVGELVALYQAIPVLPHPNVHVLRAAEGMRTNIPAVFRSIAHQNPYPAEHLEEGRWNQMVLKALFIELQLDPIVGLDQRANTTLMRMLIDYAHERWAAGREVSPELWRCVGPFANDTAIKDLTRVLEKGQPLEQQAAALALSQSSKPAATEALRKHPELERQLRNGKITWSDIASQLSSAGG; via the coding sequence GTGACTGTTCCGAATCTGCTTCGTGACGGCAAGCTGAGAATGAGTGAAACGACTTTGAATCCTCCTGATTTTGATCCCAAAGACTGTGCCGACTTGCTGCTGAAATGGCTCAATCGGCAAGCCTCGGATGACGCGATCGCTTGGATTGAGGACCGAATCCAAAAGATCCCCGGTGGTGAGCAACGAGCATTGTTCCTGGCGTTTGGAATGGCTCCGCGAAAGGTCGGGAAGGCCGATCTTCAACTCACCGAAGATGATCTGAAACAAGCCGAGACTGCCCGGCCGGGTTGGCAGCCGAACGGTTGGACGCTCGACCAAACCGCACGCACATTGCTATTGCTTTCGTATCCCTCGACGGATCAGGAACGCTATATCGAAACGTTGGACCAGTTGTTCGCTGCCGGCGAAGTTGGCGAGTTGGTCGCGTTGTATCAAGCGATTCCCGTGCTGCCTCATCCGAATGTGCATGTGCTGCGGGCTGCCGAAGGCATGCGAACGAACATTCCCGCCGTCTTCCGGTCGATCGCTCATCAGAACCCATACCCTGCCGAACATTTGGAGGAGGGGCGATGGAATCAGATGGTACTCAAGGCGTTGTTCATTGAATTGCAGCTCGATCCGATCGTCGGTCTCGACCAACGCGCTAACACAACCTTGATGCGAATGCTCATCGACTACGCCCATGAACGCTGGGCCGCCGGTCGGGAAGTGAGCCCTGAACTCTGGCGTTGCGTCGGACCATTCGCAAACGACACAGCCATCAAAGATTTGACGCGAGTTCTGGAGAAAGGCCAACCGCTCGAACAACAAGCCGCCGCGTTGGCACTCTCGCAATCTTCCAAACCCGCCGCCACCGAAGCCCTCCGCAAACACCCCGAACTCGAACGCCAACTCCGTAACGGTAAAATCACCTGGAGTGACATCGCCTCTCAGTTGTCATCAGCTGGAGGATAA
- a CDS encoding TatD family hydrolase, with protein sequence MRIIDPHIHVTSRTTDDYEAMAAAGIVAIIEPAFWLGQPRTKVGSFLDYYSSLVGFERFRAGQFGIRHYCCIGLNSKEANNVPLAEEVMEALPLFLAKEGVVAVGEIGFDDQTAAEERFFHEQVELANEVDLPIMIHTPHRNKKEGTSRSMDVLEEHGVEPHRAVIDHNNEETVKEVLDRGFWAAFTIYPKTKMGNERMVEVVKKYGSERIIVDSAADWGVSDPLAVPKTAKLMAERGISQSQIEDVVYNNALAAYGQSGQMNEEDWLKPQAIDQRNLFAGNSVLRGGQEPRVETPKDDSSIIE encoded by the coding sequence ATGCGAATTATCGATCCTCATATCCACGTGACATCCCGCACCACCGACGATTACGAAGCGATGGCCGCCGCCGGAATTGTGGCGATTATCGAACCGGCGTTTTGGCTCGGTCAGCCGCGAACGAAGGTCGGAAGTTTCCTCGATTACTATTCGAGCTTGGTCGGGTTCGAACGCTTTCGTGCCGGGCAGTTCGGCATTCGGCATTACTGCTGTATCGGGCTGAACTCCAAGGAAGCCAACAATGTGCCTTTGGCTGAAGAAGTCATGGAGGCGTTGCCATTGTTCTTGGCGAAGGAAGGTGTGGTCGCGGTTGGTGAAATCGGTTTCGACGACCAAACCGCCGCCGAAGAACGTTTCTTTCATGAGCAAGTCGAACTCGCCAACGAAGTCGATTTGCCGATCATGATTCACACCCCACACCGCAACAAGAAAGAGGGCACGAGCCGCAGTATGGATGTGCTCGAAGAACACGGAGTGGAACCGCACCGGGCAGTGATTGATCACAACAACGAAGAAACCGTGAAAGAGGTGCTCGACCGCGGTTTTTGGGCAGCGTTCACGATCTATCCCAAAACCAAGATGGGCAACGAACGGATGGTCGAGGTCGTCAAGAAGTACGGCTCGGAACGGATCATCGTCGATTCCGCTGCCGATTGGGGCGTGTCCGATCCGCTTGCGGTACCGAAGACGGCCAAGCTCATGGCTGAGCGGGGGATTTCTCAATCGCAAATCGAGGACGTTGTCTACAACAACGCTCTCGCTGCATACGGTCAAAGCGGACAAATGAACGAAGAGGACTGGCTCAAACCGCAAGCCATTGACCAACGAAATCTCTTCGCCGGCAACAGTGTCCTGCGTGGGGGACAAGAACCCCGCGTCGAGACACCGAAAGATGATTCTTCCATCATTGAGTAA
- a CDS encoding beta-ketoacyl-[acyl-carrier-protein] synthase family protein, with product MSDLDDNPVVISGVGLTTSLGIDRETTWRNLLAGHSGVRCVEPTELEHRDRRGHWPVNVLAAPARLLSDAGMAESNPLTRLIEQAAYEATEEARFSEIDRPRHRLGCVIGTSKGSLAVLSRSSNDPATVWQQLLPSTPASEIAKSFDLRGAALCPVAACTTGLACLQRGYELVRDGHCDVVLAGSGDASLVPMLYAAYQKMGVLAKTSPDIEPAAVCRPFDRARSGFALGEGAAVVVMERARSAITRGLTPWAVWRTGGMAADASGLTTLDPSAASTTNLIHTVCQRANISPMEIDAINVHGTATLINDLHESLAIRNVFGSSSQVPCFGIKGGLGHLLGAAGSVEIAVSLLALRDGVLPGTVNCDNLDPACSLNLSNQPIQQSGLHRLLKLSLGFGGHLGAVLLERWKQAPPTSAV from the coding sequence GTGTCTGATTTGGATGACAATCCGGTAGTCATCAGCGGTGTTGGGCTGACGACTTCACTCGGAATCGATCGAGAAACCACATGGCGGAACCTTCTCGCCGGTCATTCCGGTGTGCGATGCGTCGAACCAACGGAGCTGGAACATCGCGATCGTCGTGGTCATTGGCCGGTGAACGTGTTAGCTGCTCCGGCTCGACTTTTGTCCGACGCGGGAATGGCCGAATCGAATCCGTTGACGCGATTGATCGAGCAAGCCGCGTATGAAGCCACGGAGGAGGCTCGGTTTTCCGAAATCGATCGTCCCCGTCATCGGCTCGGTTGTGTGATCGGCACCAGCAAAGGTTCGCTGGCGGTGCTATCGCGATCGTCGAACGACCCCGCAACCGTCTGGCAACAACTTTTGCCTTCAACGCCAGCTTCGGAGATTGCCAAATCGTTCGATCTTCGGGGAGCCGCATTGTGTCCGGTGGCCGCTTGCACGACGGGTCTGGCGTGCTTGCAACGCGGGTACGAATTGGTTCGCGATGGCCACTGCGATGTGGTCCTCGCTGGCAGCGGAGATGCGTCGCTCGTGCCGATGTTGTACGCCGCTTATCAGAAAATGGGAGTGCTGGCGAAGACGAGTCCCGACATCGAACCCGCTGCGGTGTGTCGTCCGTTTGACCGCGCCCGGTCCGGCTTCGCACTCGGCGAAGGTGCGGCGGTGGTGGTGATGGAACGGGCACGGTCGGCCATCACTCGGGGATTGACTCCGTGGGCGGTTTGGCGAACTGGCGGAATGGCGGCGGATGCCAGTGGTCTCACCACGCTCGACCCGTCAGCGGCATCGACGACCAATCTGATTCACACCGTCTGCCAACGGGCCAACATATCCCCAATGGAAATCGATGCCATCAATGTCCACGGGACAGCCACGCTGATCAACGATTTGCACGAATCCCTTGCGATTCGCAACGTGTTTGGTTCGTCATCACAAGTGCCCTGCTTCGGCATCAAGGGAGGTCTTGGGCATTTGCTCGGGGCGGCGGGGAGTGTGGAGATCGCTGTCAGTTTGCTCGCACTCCGCGATGGAGTTCTCCCCGGCACCGTCAATTGTGACAACCTCGATCCGGCGTGCTCGCTGAACCTCTCGAATCAACCGATCCAACAGTCGGGACTGCATCGGTTGCTCAAGTTGTCGCTCGGCTTCGGCGGGCATTTGGGAGCCGTCTTGTTGGAACGGTGGAAGCAAGCCCCGCCCACGTCCGCGGTTTAG